A single window of Kwoniella dejecticola CBS 10117 chromosome 8, complete sequence DNA harbors:
- a CDS encoding 40S ribosomal uS19 domain-containing protein, which translates to MVVNGYLFKAGIILETVGETMVEAGHTRDCIGRSGKREADFTTGEEAAAKKASRSFKKYQYRGVELDQLLDLSNEDFIELVHARARRRFQRGLKRRPLGLIKKLRKSKKEAGPNEKPAMVKTHLRDMIIVPEMIGSVVGVYNGKTFTTVEVKPEMTGHYLGEFSITYKPVGHSRGANMKDSRL; encoded by the exons ATGGTTGTCAACGGATATCTATTCAAGGCAGGGATAATACTGGAGACAGTCGGAGAAACGATGGTGGAAGCTGGCCATACTAGAGACTGCATCGGGAGGAGCGGCAAGAGAGAA GCCGATTTCACCACCGGAGAGGAAGCTGCCGCCAAAAAGGCCTCGAGATCTTTCAAAAAGTACCAATACCGaggtgttgagcttgatcaactccTCGATCTCTCCAATGAGGACTTCATTGAG CTCGTCCACGCCCGAGCTAGACGAAGATTCCAACGAGGTCTCAAGAGACGACCTTTAGGtttgatcaagaagctccGAAAGTCCAAGAAGGAGGCCGGACCCAACGAGAAGCCCGCCATGGTCAAGACCCACTTGCGAGATATGATCATTGTCCCAGAGATGATCGGAAGTGTTGTCGGTGTCTAC AACGGTAAAACCTTCACCACCGTCGAAGTCAAGCCAGAGATGACCGGCCACTACCTCGGTGAATTCTCCATCACCTACAAGCCTGTCGGTCACTCCCGAGGTGCCAACATGAAGGACTCTCGATTGTGA